In Rhinoraja longicauda isolate Sanriku21f chromosome 13, sRhiLon1.1, whole genome shotgun sequence, one genomic interval encodes:
- the LOC144599555 gene encoding claudin-1-like: protein MANAGFQMLGFALAMLGLVGVITSTALPQWRTSSYAGDNIVTAQAIYEGLWMSCVAQSTGQVQCKVYDSMLQLGGTLQATRALMIISILLGALAVLIAVGGMKCTTCFAEDQEKKAKVAGTGGIFFLISGLLALIATSWFGHNVVREFYDPFTPVNTRFEFGKALFIGWAAAALSLLGGSFLACSFAKGGTSNRSYPRSNPSAAKNYV from the exons ATGGCGAACGCAGGTTTTCAGATGTTGGGCTTTGCCCTGGCGATGCTGGGCTTGGTGGGAGTGATCACCAGCACGGCGCTGCCCCAGTGGAGGACCTCGTCCTATGCCGGAGACAACATCGTCACCGCCCAGGCCATCTACGAGGGGCTGTGGATGTCGTGCGTAGCCCAGAGCACCGGGCAGGTGCAGTGCAAGGTGTACGACTCCATGCTACAGCTCGGCG GCACCCTGCAGGCCACACGAGCACTGATGATCATCAGCATCTTGCTGGGAGCCCTGGCCGTGTTGATTGCTGTTGGGGGAATGAAGTGCACGACCTGCTTTGCAGAAGATCAGGAGAAGAAGGCGAAGGTTGCAGGCACCGGCGGaattttcttcctcatctcag GGCTCCTGGCACTGATCGCCACCTCCTGGTTTGGACACAACGTCGTGCGGGAATTCTACGACCCCTTCACTCCAGTCAACACTCG GTTTGAGTTTGGCAAGGCTCTCTTCATTGGCTGGGCAGCGGCAGCTCTCTCCTTGCTCGGAGGATCCTTTCTCGCCTGTTCTTTCGCCAAAGGAGGGACGTCAAACCGCTCCTACCCCCGCTCCAATCCGTCTGCCGCAAAGAACTACGTGTAA